One window from the genome of Haladaptatus paucihalophilus DX253 encodes:
- the gvpG gene encoding gas vesicle protein GvpG, which yields MIIVDDLLFKPLVSMVDVLHSLAVDEMYDVAGIQDELKETHLLYELGELSDEEYEERKATLETRLDVAETAHERLRSGKVEVKR from the coding sequence ATGATCATCGTCGACGACCTGCTGTTCAAACCGCTGGTGTCGATGGTGGACGTGCTTCACTCGCTGGCGGTGGACGAGATGTACGACGTTGCGGGCATTCAGGACGAACTCAAGGAGACGCACCTGCTGTACGAACTCGGTGAGTTGTCGGACGAGGAGTACGAAGAGCGGAAAGCGACCCTCGAAACACGACTCGACGTCGCGGAGACGGCCCACGAACGACTGCGAAGCGGGAAAGTCGAGGTGAAACGATAA
- the gvpH gene encoding gas vesicle protein GvpH — protein MGLIERLVRLANELSDDDTTRAHTGGRDTPRGKINYGISVGSIESGAPRKQRSQSRQRQQKYLTNTREEDGELVVTIDLPGVSKDDLGVTFDAETGTVEVREGERPIKRLALDWEAARVTNASYNNYILELRIGRGVPDG, from the coding sequence ATGGGACTCATCGAACGGCTGGTCAGACTGGCCAACGAACTCTCGGACGACGACACGACACGCGCACACACTGGCGGCCGCGACACGCCACGGGGGAAAATCAACTACGGAATCTCCGTCGGATCAATCGAATCGGGCGCTCCGCGCAAGCAACGGAGCCAGTCCCGACAGCGGCAACAGAAATACCTGACGAACACCCGGGAGGAGGACGGCGAACTCGTCGTCACAATCGACCTCCCCGGCGTTTCGAAGGACGACCTCGGGGTCACGTTCGACGCCGAGACGGGTACCGTGGAGGTCCGCGAGGGCGAACGACCGATAAAACGACTCGCCCTCGACTGGGAAGCCGCGCGAGTCACGAACGCATCGTACAACAACTACATCCTCGAACTGCGCATCGGTCGGGGGGTGCCCGATGGATAG
- a CDS encoding GvpL/GvpF family gas vesicle protein has translation MSSNRYVYGVVEKNDFEFDTETVGDADRVYTVTYRSLSAVVSDIDTTDPERTDEDSKTHDEVLRDVLERDDVDAVVPMQFGMAFKDNRSLKSVLRGARRAFRKALNEVDGHVELGVKLVAGEDDELPRDEIREDVGERLAAVAESETEDDLFSDRLVLNRSYLVATEDRETFAAEVGEIRDEYGELTVQFTGPWAPYNFVDIHVGAQR, from the coding sequence ATGAGTTCGAACCGATACGTCTACGGGGTCGTCGAGAAGAACGATTTCGAGTTCGACACTGAAACCGTCGGTGACGCCGACCGGGTGTACACGGTAACGTACCGGTCGCTCTCCGCCGTCGTCTCGGACATCGACACGACCGACCCCGAGCGAACCGACGAGGATAGCAAGACGCACGACGAGGTACTTCGGGACGTCCTCGAACGTGACGACGTGGACGCCGTGGTGCCGATGCAGTTCGGCATGGCGTTCAAAGACAACCGAAGCCTGAAGAGCGTCCTCAGGGGTGCACGCCGCGCGTTCAGGAAGGCGCTCAACGAGGTCGATGGACACGTCGAACTCGGCGTCAAACTCGTGGCCGGGGAGGACGACGAGTTGCCGCGCGACGAAATTCGGGAGGACGTGGGCGAGCGACTCGCGGCCGTCGCCGAGAGCGAGACGGAGGACGACCTGTTCAGCGACCGCCTCGTCCTCAACCGGTCGTACCTCGTGGCGACCGAGGACCGCGAGACGTTCGCGGCTGAAGTGGGGGAGATACGCGACGAGTACGGGGAATTGACCGTCCAGTTTACGGGACCGTGGGCACCGTACAACTTCGTGGACATCCACGTCGGAGCCCAGCGATGA